Within Longimicrobium sp., the genomic segment GGTCGCTGACCTCGAAGCCCGATTCCTTGCGCAAGTTCTGCACGCGGTTCACCAGCTCGCGCGCCAGCCCCTCCAGCCGCAGCTCGGGGGTGATCGTCGGGTCCAGCGCCACGGTGAAGCTGGCCTCGGCCTCCACGTGGAAGTCGCCCTCCGCCGTCTGAACGATATCGAATTCGGCATCGGTCAGCGTGAAGGTGAGCGGCTGCCCCGTCGGCCCGTCCGTGTACGAGATCTCCACCGGCTCGCCGCGCCGGAACGCCGCGAGGGAGGCGGACGACAGCTCGCGGATGGCCGCGGCGGCCGCCTGCGTGTTCTTGCCGTGCACCTTGCCGATGCCCTTGAAGTTCGGCTTGGCGCTGAACGAGACCAGGTCTTCGGCGTGGTCCATGAACTTCACCGCGCGCACGTTCAGCTCGTCGCGGAGAATGCCGAGCAGCGTCTCGTCCACCTCGTAGCCGTCCGGGACCACGGCGTACACCGTCCCCAGCGGCTGGCGCACCTTGATGCCCACCGACTCGCGCGCCGCGCGCCCCAGTGTGGACAGCGTGCGCACCGCCTGCATTCCGCGCTCCAGCTTTTCGTCGCGCGCGGCCTGGTCGACGGATGGAAAGTCCGCCAGGTGCACCGAGTTGCCGGTGAGCGCGCGGTGCAGCCAGTCCGCCAGGAACGGCGCGACCGGGGCCATCAGCCCGGCCGTGGCCACCAGCGCCGTGTGCAGCGTGGCGAAGGCGGCGCGCGTGTCGGCCTGGTCGGCGCTCCCCCAGAACCGGTCGCGCGAACGGCGCACGTACCAGTTGCTCAGGTCGTCGGCGATGAATCCCGACACGGCGCGCACGGCCCGCGTCAGGTTGTAGTCCTCCAGGTCCTGCGTCACCTCGGCCGTCACCGTCGCCAGGCGCGAAAGGAGCCAGCGGTCCAGCACCCCGCGCTCGGCCGGCGCCGCCACGTCCGCATCCGCCGAGAAGCCCTCGAGGTTGGCGTACATCGCGAAGAAGCGGTACGTCTGGCGCAGCGTGTCGAACGTCTTGCGCTGCACCTCCTTGACGCCCTCCGGATCGAAGCGCTTGGGAAGCCAGGGGTTGGACGAGGAGAGCAGGTACCAGCGGAGCGCGTCGGCGCCGAACTCGCCGATGGCCTCCCACGGGTTCACCGTGTTCCCCTTGGACTTCGACATCTTCAGGCCCTTGGCGTCGAGCACCAGGTCGTTGACGACCACATTGCGGTACGCCGGCCCGCGGCCCAGCAGCGTGCTGATGGCCAGGAGCGAGTAGAACCATCCACGCGTCTGGTCTACGCCTTCGGAGATGAAGTCGCCCGGAAACTGGCTTTCCTGCAGCTCCTTGTTCTCGAACGGATAGTGGTGCTGGGCGAAGGGCATGGCGCCGGAATCGAACCAGACGTCGATCACCTCCGGAGTGCGCCTCATGGTCCCGCCGCACTCGCAGGGGAACGTCACCTCGTCCACGTATGGGCGATGCGGATCGGGAAGCTCGGCCAGCCCCGACTTTTCGCGCAATTCAT encodes:
- the ileS gene encoding isoleucine--tRNA ligase — encoded protein: MKKFPELPSSVNALEDEVLAQWQAEDTFRQSLRRTADGKPFTFYEGPPTANGRPGIHHMMSRTIKDTVARFRTMQGRFVPRMAGWDTHGLPVEIEAEKKLGISGKREIEEIGIARFNEMCRESVLTYTEEWERFSARIGYWLDYSKPYVTYHPDYVESVWWLLKQIADRGLFYKGHKVLPYCPRCGTGLSSHELAQGYKDVKDPSLYFTAPIVGPDGQPDGREFLVWTTTPWTVVSNVAFAVNPELEYAEVAHEDRRYVLARNRVAPLFGSEDGVTRTFPAQELIGLGYQRPLDWAHPVGFDDETVARAWKVYGADWVTAEDGTGIVHTAVAFGADDYKLGQEVGLPIIMPVDERGRFKADIPLVAGEFVKDADTELVIELKRRGRVFKSSKEEHSYPHCWRCGSPLLYMARDSWFIRTTSVREQLLANNAEIRWFPPEMGSGRFGEWLENNVDWAISRSRYWGTPLPAWVCERDPSHIHFIGSFDELREKSGLAELPDPHRPYVDEVTFPCECGGTMRRTPEVIDVWFDSGAMPFAQHHYPFENKELQESQFPGDFISEGVDQTRGWFYSLLAISTLLGRGPAYRNVVVNDLVLDAKGLKMSKSKGNTVNPWEAIGEFGADALRWYLLSSSNPWLPKRFDPEGVKEVQRKTFDTLRQTYRFFAMYANLEGFSADADVAAPAERGVLDRWLLSRLATVTAEVTQDLEDYNLTRAVRAVSGFIADDLSNWYVRRSRDRFWGSADQADTRAAFATLHTALVATAGLMAPVAPFLADWLHRALTGNSVHLADFPSVDQAARDEKLERGMQAVRTLSTLGRAARESVGIKVRQPLGTVYAVVPDGYEVDETLLGILRDELNVRAVKFMDHAEDLVSFSAKPNFKGIGKVHGKNTQAAAAAIRELSSASLAAFRRGEPVEISYTDGPTGQPLTFTLTDAEFDIVQTAEGDFHVEAEASFTVALDPTITPELRLEGLARELVNRVQNLRKESGFEVSD